tctctcacgttagtttgcatggaaaggaaagatgatgaaaattcttcatctttctttcctaatatactaaataaataataataaaataatattaaatatctcataaaatattaataaaataatatttatctaattaattaatttaaaatatcattaacataatcattacattctagaattctctctctactaattgaccattttgcccttcatgatcttttagaattccatccttgagtcatcatttaatttggtaaaattacaatttagtccctcatagttcttcacttattcaatttggtcctaattcatccattttccttagtttctagatcattctacccttaaaatatttacactattggtccttcaactttttcatatttacactttaaccctttaagtcttgagtatttactcttaggcaacaaaacttttctaacttttacaatttagtcctttcctgaatcaagatatcataatttacttcccaatgttgccataactcaaaactttcctttttatcactttatttccttattttattatattaaggataatatattactgtaaagattttcagggtattacacctAGTAATATGAATAATATTGGAATCCATGATCTGGTTGACTAAATTATTACTGTAAATGCATGATATGAAAATAATACAGGTTTACTGTCACTGTAATTTTGATGATCTAACAATGTTTTCCATACCACAGTGTTACTGATTGCATGACATATCTACCTACTATTACCATTAAATCAAATACATGTTAAGCAAGTTTATTGCTATTGTCATGATCCGTTATAAGCATGATAGTTGttactatatatatattgttataagcaTGTTATTGCTTTCGTATTGATCTATTATAGCATGTCATGTTGCACTGTATGGAGTGGGACGTTTTGAACGGAGGAAGTAGTCAACAGTTTATTTGCTTAACTAATGGTTATCCACAACGTATTTTAGTCAACAGTCATCTACTCGGCTAATAGTTTATCCACAATGTATTTTAGTCTGTAGTTATCTGCTGAcaagtggttcatccacaacgTATTAGTAGCTATTATCTGCACAAACGGATGGTTCATCTACCAATATTTTAAGGTTAACACTCATTTGCAATGATCAGTGGTCTATCCATAATGTGGTGTCAAGATAGAGAAGTTCTGAGGAACTCCTATTGTGGTGTGTAACGGCAATGTAGGACattttttgataaattgaaattgcACTGCATTTGTAAGCAGTTGCATAGATGTGAATATTGAGATATTATGGTGATGAGTTTATttgaaataccaaaattttgaatTGGTATTCAATTGCGATCATTCTATGAGTTGATATTTTGTACAATTTGTCTATTGTTTGCACTGGTTTTCCAGTGATTGAACTTACACTGAGCTCTATAAGCGCACTCCCCCTCTTATTTCCATATTTACAAATAACCCACCAGGTTATGACGCGGACTCGGTATACAGAGGTGAATATTGAGATATTATGGCGATGAGTTGATTTGAAATACCAAAATTTTAGATTTCTATTCAATTGTGATCATTctataagttgatattttgtaCGATTTGTCTATTGTTTGCACTGGTTTTCTTGTGATTGGACTCATACTGAGCTCCGTAAGTGCACTCCTCCTCTTATTTCCATCTTTACAGATAACCTACCAAGTTAGGATGCAGATTCAATATACAGAGGACTCGGCTCAAATTGATCTTTTTATTAAAAAGTATTTTAGATTTACTAtttgaaatttcaattttgagaattgtatttttttatttcaattgtgGCATGGGATTTCGATTTTGGGCTTGTTTAGCATGTATGGTAGTTATTTTGAATTTAGGATATTGAAAcatgaatttataattaattatgcataaaattatcctgattttacttaattaaaactaAGTTGAATATCACTATCCCGctgctaaattataaaaaaaaattgagtatTGAATGAATTGGAAATTAACCAAATTTTCTTCTAAAATgaacaaatgttttaaaatgatTGTTTTATGAACTCTGTTAGTTTACCAAACCATTTCAGTAGGTAATGTAGTCTCCCAAATTCAAACCTAACATCTAAATCGGATTGAAGAGATTACAATTATTTAATCCCATATATTAATATGACTTCCCTAGAATTGTATATCTAATGTTTACTgttaatcataaaaaaaaaataccaatTGTTTGTTGGTTTACTTTTCCAATAATTACATTCTTAGATATCTTAAACTCTCACAAAGTTTTATCCATGAACATATcagtactaaaaaaaaaaaaaaactcatcaaaagatgttagaaattaaatttcaaaCTTATTAAATAGCAAACAATTAAAGATACAGTTGGATCCAAAAGTAATTCAAAAGCCTGACGAAAAACAAGAAAAGTAGGGCAGCTAATGGCAATGCCATGGAATGGGAGGGTTGGCTAAGCCCAATTGCTCTAATCTCCCAACTCACAAATCCAAAGCTAAATTAATGTCCTTTTTGCAAAACTCTTTTTCAAGAtaaatgtgaatttaattaattaatccttttacttttttttttgcaaaCACAACTCTCCATCATTCCTGTGGCTGTTGTGGTTTTagagattaattcattaaataaaagtttaaaacCCAAACCTCCATTCCTTTTAAATCTACTTGCTTGTGTCTCCACGAAATAAAAGCTGCATGCATGGCTGGCTAAGCTATGCTGTATATGGCTCCTCTAAACTCCCACGTGAATTccttaacttttatttatttgtttttacttattaagttatattttattGTAGGTTTTATTCACGTTTTAACTTTCAAACTATgctctattttttttatatattaatatctttTTTTTCCATATTTGTACCTTCACTTTGTTTCTATTAATATTTTCATTCCAAAAAAATTGATATCAATATGAAAAATAAGTATAATTTAGAGACTAAAACATGAATGAAGCCTTGATTGTAGACTGACCAAATATGATTCATACTTGCTCGATATAATATCTTtagtaataattaattatttatttgaagaaattattttaatttatagctAACTGAATTAATTTCAATTGTTATATTTTTTTGGTATTCTTCATGTCTGCTTTTATTGTTTATGTTCGAGTTTATAGTTGTCCTTCATAACAATATTGTTTCTCAAGTTTGAACCTTAATTTTTCGCTTAGAAGTATAATATACCTTACCATTACACCGTTCACTTAGTTATTTCAATTgtaattattttaatagattaacTATATATTAATATATGATGTTAATTTATTATAGGTTTTGGATATGGATTACCAATTTTGAGTAGAATTTTTTATGACAAAAACAACACCCTATGCGAGAtggtttttctttttcattcaaaaAACGAAAGGACATAAAAAATTTCATATTGATTGAATCAGATGATGATGAAGATGAACCAATAATCCAAAATGAGTAAGCAGTGATGAAAGTGAACATTAAATAAATGTCCTAAAAACTTTTCCATGAAATGACAATGATGCTTCCTCTCTGGATTAAGATGATCAGTTTACCTTTAAACCCAAAAGTAAAAACAAGTtggcatgcatgcatgcatttcGAGAAAAATCTAGCAATGCCCTCACCCTGGAGCATTCGGTTGCTGATAGCCCACATGTGAATCCACAACACTCAGTACCACACATTATTTGATTCATTTGTCAGATAAGTCTCATGCACACAAACACACTTAACTAGTCTCTATATATAGATGTACCGCCATTTGAGTTTGAACTAGAATCTTCCAAGCTCTTCAATTCTATATGCTCAATTATCGCTTGTTTGCTTATATACTAGTGTGTTTCCCAATATCTAAAACTTTGGGTTTTTAAGTCTTCTTTTAACATGGCTCCACATGGAGACGCTTTCACCAGGAGCAACAACTTCCCCAAGCCACCACGACTCTCAAACGACAGCCTCCACCGTACCACATCCGATATCTCTTTTCAACTCAGCAAGGAAGCGCTTGATAATTATAAAGAAGCAGCACCGGTAGACGTAGATGAAAACCAGCTTCCGCCTATATCCGAAGTGGAAGATGCCAAGTGCGAATGTTGTGGAATGAGTGAAGAGTGCACCCCAGAGTACATCGACCGAGTCCGCAACAAGTACTTGGGGAAATGGATATGTGGGTTATGTGCTGAGGCAGTGAAAGAAGAAAAGGAGAAAACGGGAGGGAAGATAGAGGAAGCTTTGAGTGCACATATGAATAGGtgtgctaagttcaacaagtttGGGAGGGAGTATCCAGCTTTGTTGACAGCTGAAGCCATGAGGGATATTTTGAGGAAGGGTTCCAGATTGGAAGGCAAAAGTCTTAGGGCTAAAACTTTTAGCCATAGGGACAATAAAGGAGCTCAAAACAAAGGTGGGATTGCAAGGAGTTCCAGTTGCATTCCAGCAATCATAAGGGAGATGAATGATCTCACTGTTGCAAACTGAGATCATCATGTTTGCATATTTGCATTAAATATACTATTTTGAGCCTATAAAATTCCTACCTTAGCTTCAATATACTATTTTTTTTTCCTCCTACATGGGTTCTCTCCTTGTATGGACCAAACCTTTTTACTCATCATAATGATTAGATCACAGCCTCAAAACTTTTTAGGTTGGGTCCAAACTCTCTCTTATATACATAAATCTAATTAAGGAGTACATTATTTTTATATCCTTGGTTGATATGTATAATTTTCTCTCCAATCATGCTTTAgagtttttccctttttttagGTGGGCAGAAATTTCTGCCTGCTTTTCTCTCTTTCAGGGGTATCAAGCTAGGGTCTTTTAGTTTGGTTCAAAACTTAGAACCCTTTGCTTCTTCATTGCTAATGCTAGCAAGAAATTGTAATTCATTTTCATGCAGTAAATCCATGTATCGAGATATATTGTAGCGTGATCAATAAATGGCTCCTATTATTTTGTGTATCAAAACTATGGTATCTGCGTATTTGAAATCTTCTTCATTTgcgatcatatatatatatatatatatataaaagcacatttcaaggTAAAGCCAGTTAGGTTGATGTTGTATGATCAGAATGGAATTCCAAATTAAGAAAATAATGAAGCACTACTCCATATCtctatttcaaataaaaataaacctcaGTTCTCAACCAATTAATATAATGTCCttcttataaaaataatataaaaaataattaattaatgagAAAAAATTAATTACAGGAATGAGTTATTTGTTGTAGTGGATGGCAGTGCTTCCTAACATCCCGACGGTACCACCTTCCTTTTTAGCTAATCATACGCAATCATTAtacttttaaaacaaataatttttATGTGTTGCGACTATGTTAAGCCACACCcgtatatatttttgaaaatacccGTAACAATGTAAGTATATACAGCGAGGGTAAAAAAACGAATTTCTTTTATGGGTGAAGCTGAACAATAAGCAGCACActactttaatttaaaaaaaaaaaattaatt
The Gossypium arboreum isolate Shixiya-1 chromosome 10, ASM2569848v2, whole genome shotgun sequence genome window above contains:
- the LOC108482603 gene encoding uncharacterized protein LOC108482603, with amino-acid sequence MAPHGDAFTRSNNFPKPPRLSNDSLHRTTSDISFQLSKEALDNYKEAAPVDVDENQLPPISEVEDAKCECCGMSEECTPEYIDRVRNKYLGKWICGLCAEAVKEEKEKTGGKIEEALSAHMNRCAKFNKFGREYPALLTAEAMRDILRKGSRLEGKSLRAKTFSHRDNKGAQNKGGIARSSSCIPAIIREMNDLTVAN